A genomic segment from Sulfuritalea hydrogenivorans sk43H encodes:
- a CDS encoding caspase family protein has translation MTTRRTFIKTLVAIPPALSFRRAWAAPDPSRLALIIGNSAYHDAPLVNPANDAKAVGGLFTQAGFTVDSHLNAKRADMMAAIEKFGAAAKRSETKLVVFYYAGHGAQLDWRNYLLPVDAVVQRQEDMKQRCIDLNLLLGQFSAAKDKTFIIILDACRNNPFGSAYRPEQKGLSQFDAPVGSLLAYATSPGNVASDGDGQNGLYTENLVRELSKHNTRIEDALKRVRLNVRLASHGEQIPWETTSLESDVFIFNEGQKKLSEAEMEKLIEADVTEWARIKSSKKIDDWVGYLRTFPNGRFAEIAQMRLTRLLADVEKQRVEQQQQDTAKADKLAAEKRQEEEKRKQEEQKRLEQERIEREKIRIAEAQRLAAERKQLEEQQLQEQRRRQEEQQRIELKRREEQERLDRERQRIAEAERQAAERKKQEEQRQLAAQERIERERIRVAEEKRLVAERRQFEEQQLQEQRRRQEEQQAAELKRRQEQERLDRERQRIAEAERLAEERRKQEEEQRLAAERKRIEQEKLAQAAAAKPVPTTSAAPSPTPKPVAAAPAGAPMIDIRAGLPVPLLIPPSDNPFSAGRYPLGRIYTIGDFATVRQTDILTGVEERTYTARVTKVDYDEDRVELNNGTIISDLMGNSIKSGPIEFDSPVQFTPAEFQIGKKWTATFRRTQNGQTTNAYYDLQIVKRETITVPAGTFDTFRIEGEGWNTSVSARLEVRFWLVPGLNFGIKREFVTKNKWGRFGSTERHELVALRQQTIQSACLTPGSGMARTLTVKSTCTG, from the coding sequence ATGACCACGCGTCGTACTTTCATCAAGACCCTCGTCGCGATTCCTCCGGCCTTGTCCTTCAGGCGCGCATGGGCGGCTCCCGACCCTTCGCGGCTGGCATTGATCATCGGCAACAGCGCCTACCACGATGCACCGCTGGTCAATCCGGCCAACGATGCCAAGGCCGTCGGCGGATTGTTCACCCAGGCCGGCTTCACCGTCGATTCCCACCTGAACGCCAAGCGCGCCGACATGATGGCCGCCATCGAAAAATTCGGCGCGGCGGCCAAACGGTCGGAGACGAAGCTGGTGGTGTTCTATTACGCTGGCCACGGCGCCCAGCTCGACTGGCGCAACTACCTGCTGCCGGTCGATGCCGTGGTGCAGCGGCAGGAAGACATGAAGCAGCGCTGCATCGATCTGAACCTTCTGCTCGGACAGTTCAGCGCGGCGAAGGACAAGACTTTCATCATCATCCTCGACGCCTGCCGCAACAATCCCTTCGGCAGCGCCTACCGACCCGAACAGAAGGGGCTGTCGCAGTTCGACGCGCCGGTCGGCAGCCTGCTTGCCTACGCCACTTCGCCCGGCAACGTGGCCTCGGACGGCGACGGCCAGAACGGCCTCTACACCGAGAACCTGGTGCGCGAACTGTCCAAGCACAACACCCGCATCGAAGATGCCCTGAAGCGCGTGCGGCTCAATGTGCGCCTGGCCTCGCATGGCGAACAGATTCCCTGGGAGACCACCTCGCTCGAAAGCGACGTCTTCATCTTCAACGAAGGGCAGAAGAAACTCTCCGAAGCCGAGATGGAGAAGCTGATCGAGGCCGACGTCACCGAATGGGCACGCATCAAGTCCTCGAAAAAGATCGACGACTGGGTTGGCTACCTGCGCACCTTCCCCAATGGCCGCTTCGCCGAAATCGCCCAGATGCGGCTGACGCGCCTGCTCGCCGATGTCGAAAAGCAGCGCGTCGAACAGCAACAGCAGGATACGGCCAAGGCCGACAAGCTTGCCGCCGAAAAGCGGCAGGAGGAAGAGAAAAGGAAGCAGGAAGAACAGAAGCGGCTCGAACAGGAACGCATCGAGCGCGAAAAGATCCGGATCGCCGAAGCGCAGCGCCTGGCTGCCGAACGCAAGCAGCTCGAAGAGCAGCAGTTGCAGGAGCAGCGACGACGCCAGGAAGAACAGCAGCGCATCGAACTCAAGCGTCGCGAAGAGCAGGAACGCCTCGATCGCGAACGCCAGCGCATCGCCGAGGCCGAGCGCCAGGCGGCGGAACGCAAGAAGCAGGAGGAGCAGCGCCAGTTGGCGGCGCAGGAACGCATCGAACGCGAACGGATTCGTGTCGCCGAGGAAAAGCGCCTTGTCGCCGAACGCAGGCAGTTCGAGGAGCAACAGCTTCAGGAACAGCGCCGCCGCCAGGAAGAGCAGCAGGCCGCCGAACTCAAGCGCCGCCAGGAGCAGGAACGTCTGGATCGCGAGCGCCAGCGCATCGCCGAAGCCGAACGCCTTGCCGAGGAACGCAGGAAGCAGGAAGAGGAGCAACGCCTCGCCGCGGAACGGAAGCGGATCGAGCAGGAAAAGCTAGCGCAGGCTGCGGCGGCGAAGCCCGTTCCGACAACATCCGCGGCACCAAGCCCGACACCCAAACCAGTCGCGGCAGCACCCGCCGGCGCACCCATGATCGACATCCGCGCCGGCCTGCCGGTGCCGCTGCTGATTCCGCCGTCAGACAATCCCTTCTCCGCCGGGCGTTATCCGCTGGGCCGGATCTATACGATCGGGGATTTTGCGACGGTCCGGCAAACGGACATCCTGACCGGCGTCGAGGAACGTACTTACACGGCGCGCGTGACCAAAGTTGACTACGACGAGGACCGGGTCGAACTCAACAACGGCACCATCATCTCCGACCTGATGGGCAACAGCATCAAGTCCGGACCGATCGAGTTCGACAGCCCGGTGCAATTCACCCCGGCAGAATTCCAGATCGGCAAAAAGTGGACGGCAACTTTCCGCCGCACCCAGAATGGCCAGACGACAAACGCCTATTACGATCTGCAGATCGTCAAGCGGGAAACCATCACGGTTCCGGCAGGGACCTTCGATACCTTCCGGATCGAAGGCGAAGGCTGGAACACATCTGTTAGCGCACGACTCGAAGTAAGGTTCTGGCTGGTACCGGGGCTGAACTTTGGAATCAAGCGCGAATTTGTCACGAAAAACAAGTGGGGACGATTCGGCAGCACAGAAAGGCATGAGCTCGTCGCCCTGCGCCAGCAGACCATCCAGTCGGCCTGCCTGACACCCGGCAGCGGGATGGCCCGCACCTTGACCGTCAAGAGTACGTGCACCGGCTGA
- the gloB gene encoding hydroxyacylglutathione hydrolase, whose translation MTEILGLHAFDDNYIWLLRDRGCVAVVDPGDAAPVLRHLEQSGDRLCAILATHHHGDHVGGLAELLARFPVPVYGPSLENIPGVSHPLAGGERIEVSELALELEIIDVPGHTRGHIAYYGPSLDDNGAIFCGDTLFGAGCGRLFEGTPAQMHQSLARLAVLPAPTLVYCAHEYTQSNLRFAIAVEPGSIAVQRRSESVARDRAAGRSTIPTTIGTELETNPFLRWDAPAVRSAAASRLGHVPADAVETFAAIREWKNRF comes from the coding sequence ATGACTGAGATACTCGGCCTGCACGCTTTCGACGACAACTACATCTGGCTGCTGCGCGACCGGGGCTGCGTCGCGGTGGTCGACCCGGGCGATGCCGCACCCGTGCTGCGCCACCTGGAACAAAGCGGCGACCGCCTCTGCGCCATCCTCGCGACCCATCATCACGGCGACCACGTCGGCGGCCTGGCGGAACTCCTCGCCCGCTTCCCCGTCCCCGTCTATGGCCCGAGCCTGGAAAACATTCCCGGCGTGAGCCATCCGCTGGCCGGCGGCGAGCGCATCGAAGTGTCCGAACTCGCCCTCGAACTCGAGATCATCGACGTCCCCGGTCATACCCGCGGCCACATTGCTTATTATGGCCCAAGTCTCGATGACAACGGCGCGATCTTCTGCGGCGACACGCTGTTCGGCGCCGGTTGCGGCCGCCTGTTCGAGGGCACGCCGGCGCAGATGCACCAGTCTCTGGCCAGACTCGCCGTGTTGCCAGCGCCGACTCTTGTGTATTGCGCCCACGAGTACACCCAGAGCAACCTGCGTTTCGCGATCGCCGTCGAACCGGGCAGCATCGCCGTGCAGCGCCGCAGCGAAAGCGTCGCCCGGGACCGCGCAGCGGGACGGTCCACGATTCCGACCACCATCGGGACGGAACTGGAAACCAATCCCTTCCTGCGCTGGGACGCACCCGCGGTGCGGTCCGCCGCCGCCAGCCGCCTTGGGCATGTTCCGGCTGACGCGGTGGAAACCTTTGCCGCGATTCGCGAGTGGAAAAATCGTTTCTGA
- a CDS encoding class I SAM-dependent methyltransferase — MSIQGFEDWLKTPAGQYVLNWEQKQHDLLVADIFGFNAVQLSLPSHDFLRANRMPLRFRCDDGRYDGFSEVRSDLHYLPFAANSIDLVVMPHTLEFDANPHQVLREVERILVPEGHVIVTGFNPFSLWGAKRKLSRRQALPPWRGAYLSVPRLKDWFSLLGFEMQAGAFGCYAPAVTQEKWLRRFQFMDAAGDRWWPIAGAVYIVQAIKRQHGMRLITPTWSDRMARAKALVTVTQKVDQ, encoded by the coding sequence ATGTCAATTCAGGGATTCGAAGACTGGCTCAAAACGCCAGCCGGCCAGTATGTGCTCAACTGGGAACAGAAGCAGCACGACTTGCTGGTCGCCGACATTTTCGGCTTCAACGCGGTGCAGCTTTCCCTGCCCAGCCACGATTTCCTGCGCGCCAACCGCATGCCGCTGCGTTTTCGCTGCGATGACGGGCGTTACGACGGCTTTTCGGAGGTGCGCTCCGATCTGCATTATCTGCCCTTTGCCGCCAACAGCATCGATCTGGTGGTGATGCCGCATACCCTGGAGTTCGACGCCAATCCGCACCAGGTGCTGCGCGAGGTCGAGCGCATCCTGGTGCCCGAGGGCCATGTGATCGTCACCGGCTTCAACCCCTTTAGCCTGTGGGGCGCCAAGCGCAAGCTGTCGCGGCGGCAGGCGCTGCCGCCCTGGCGCGGCGCCTACCTTTCGGTGCCGCGCCTGAAGGACTGGTTTTCGCTGCTCGGCTTCGAGATGCAGGCGGGCGCCTTCGGTTGCTACGCCCCCGCGGTGACGCAGGAAAAGTGGCTGCGCCGCTTCCAGTTCATGGATGCGGCCGGCGACCGCTGGTGGCCGATCGCCGGCGCCGTGTATATCGTGCAGGCCATCAAGCGCCAGCACGGCATGCGCCTGATTACCCCGACCTGGAGCGATCGCATGGCGCGCGCCAAGGCGCTGGTCACCGTGACGCAGAAAGTGGATCAATGA
- the rnhA gene encoding ribonuclease HI codes for MIEIFTDGACSGNPGPGGWGAILRKGAIEKELFGGEALTTNNRMEMMAVIEALRALKGPVEAKVHTDSQYVQKGISEWIHGWKRRGWKTAGKEPVKNEDLWRELDRLAAQHKIEWIWVKGHAGHPENERADVLARRGVELARNAAARPTPTGAGHDFY; via the coding sequence ATGATTGAAATTTTCACCGACGGCGCCTGCAGCGGCAATCCCGGCCCCGGCGGCTGGGGCGCGATCCTGCGCAAGGGCGCGATCGAAAAGGAACTGTTCGGCGGTGAGGCGCTGACCACCAACAACCGCATGGAAATGATGGCGGTGATCGAGGCGCTGCGTGCCTTGAAAGGGCCGGTCGAAGCCAAGGTGCACACCGATTCTCAGTACGTGCAGAAGGGCATCAGCGAATGGATCCACGGCTGGAAGCGGCGCGGCTGGAAGACCGCCGGCAAGGAGCCGGTCAAGAACGAGGATCTGTGGCGCGAGCTGGACCGTCTGGCGGCACAACACAAGATCGAATGGATCTGGGTCAAGGGCCATGCCGGCCACCCGGAGAACGAACGCGCCGACGTCCTGGCGCGGCGCGGCGTCGAACTTGCCCGCAACGCGGCAGCGCGCCCAACGCCAACCGGCGCGGGGCATGATTTCTACTGA
- the dnaQ gene encoding DNA polymerase III subunit epsilon: MRKVILDTETTGLDFRTGDRIVEIGCVELMGRQITGQRYHVYLNPERLVADSERIHGLSDEFLADKPKFAEIAADFMAFVRGAELVIHNAAFDVGFLNNELGLLQQESIEQLCSEVIDTLRMAREMRPGKKNNLNALCSEFGVDNSGRQLHGALLDAELLAEVYLAMTRGQNSLEMNFDSPAVDYSLGGTRQRPPLLVLPASAAELADHDRVLAEIAKESKGKCLWRDLESAGQA; the protein is encoded by the coding sequence ATGCGCAAAGTGATTCTCGATACCGAAACCACCGGACTCGATTTCCGCACCGGCGATCGCATCGTCGAAATCGGCTGCGTCGAACTGATGGGGCGGCAGATCACCGGCCAGCGCTATCACGTCTATCTCAATCCGGAACGGCTGGTCGCCGATTCGGAACGCATCCACGGACTCTCCGACGAATTCCTCGCCGACAAGCCGAAGTTCGCCGAGATCGCCGCCGACTTCATGGCCTTCGTCCGTGGCGCCGAGCTGGTGATCCATAACGCGGCCTTCGACGTCGGCTTCCTCAACAACGAGTTGGGCCTGTTGCAGCAGGAGAGCATCGAGCAGCTGTGCAGCGAGGTGATCGACACGCTGCGCATGGCGCGCGAGATGCGGCCGGGCAAGAAGAACAACCTCAACGCCCTGTGTTCGGAATTCGGCGTGGACAATTCCGGTCGCCAGCTGCACGGCGCGCTGCTCGATGCCGAACTGCTGGCCGAGGTTTACCTGGCGATGACCCGCGGCCAGAATTCCCTGGAGATGAATTTCGACAGTCCGGCCGTCGATTACTCGCTGGGCGGTACCCGTCAGCGTCCGCCGCTCCTGGTGTTGCCCGCCAGCGCAGCCGAACTCGCCGACCACGACCGGGTGCTGGCCGAAATCGCCAAGGAGAGCAAGGGAAAGTGTCTCTGGCGCGACCTCGAGAGCGCCGGGCAGGCTTGA
- a CDS encoding aldehyde dehydrogenase family protein — MEQRTQFYIDGQWVSPAGQGTIEVFSPTDGALLATVPQGNAADADKAVTAARGAFDAWSVTPAAERAAYLKKIQESLKARADEIAKTITLEMGMPYKFSQRIQVGSPTASFGMYSKMLADFPFEEKVGNSKVVREAVGVVAAITPWNYPLHQIAAKVAAALAAGCTVVLKPSEVAPLNAFLLAEIIHAAGVPAGVFNLITGYGPVVGEAMVTHREVDMVSFTGSTRAGTRVSELASATVKRVALELGGKSAAIILDDADFNVAVKGVVGNCYLNSGQTCTAHTRMLVPATRYAEAAKLAVEAAQAYRVGDPMAEGVTLGPLASKMQQDRVRDYIGKGIAEGCELLTGGADLPEGVNPDGYYVKPTIFGKVKPDSSIAQEEIFGPVLSIISYADEEDAVSIANGTVYGLAGGVWSATDEHAEQVARRMRTGQVEINGGTFNMYAPFGGYKQSGNGRELGKYGLEDFLEFKAMQFRPAPKG, encoded by the coding sequence ATGGAACAACGCACCCAGTTTTACATCGACGGCCAGTGGGTTTCCCCGGCCGGACAAGGCACGATCGAGGTCTTCTCGCCTACCGACGGCGCCCTGCTGGCGACCGTGCCGCAAGGCAACGCGGCCGATGCCGACAAGGCCGTGACGGCGGCGCGCGGCGCCTTCGACGCCTGGAGCGTGACGCCGGCCGCCGAGCGTGCCGCGTATCTGAAGAAAATCCAGGAAAGCCTCAAGGCCCGCGCCGATGAAATCGCGAAGACCATCACGCTCGAAATGGGCATGCCCTACAAGTTCTCGCAGCGCATCCAGGTCGGCTCGCCCACGGCGAGCTTCGGCATGTACTCGAAAATGCTGGCCGATTTCCCGTTCGAGGAAAAGGTCGGCAATTCAAAAGTGGTGCGCGAAGCGGTCGGCGTCGTCGCCGCCATCACGCCGTGGAACTACCCGCTGCACCAGATCGCGGCCAAGGTCGCCGCCGCGCTCGCCGCCGGCTGCACCGTGGTGCTGAAACCCTCCGAAGTCGCGCCGCTGAACGCCTTCCTGCTGGCCGAGATCATCCATGCCGCCGGCGTGCCGGCCGGCGTCTTCAACCTGATCACCGGCTACGGCCCGGTGGTCGGCGAAGCCATGGTGACGCACAGGGAAGTCGACATGGTCTCCTTCACCGGCTCGACCCGCGCCGGTACCCGCGTTTCCGAGCTGGCCTCGGCCACGGTCAAGCGCGTGGCGCTGGAACTCGGCGGCAAGTCGGCGGCGATCATCCTCGACGACGCCGACTTCAATGTCGCGGTCAAGGGCGTGGTCGGCAACTGCTACCTCAACTCGGGTCAGACCTGCACCGCGCACACGCGCATGCTGGTGCCGGCCACTCGCTACGCCGAAGCGGCGAAGCTTGCCGTCGAAGCGGCGCAAGCCTATCGCGTCGGCGACCCCATGGCCGAGGGCGTCACGCTCGGCCCGCTGGCCTCGAAGATGCAGCAGGACCGCGTGCGCGACTACATCGGCAAGGGCATCGCCGAAGGCTGCGAACTGCTGACCGGCGGCGCCGACCTGCCCGAGGGCGTGAATCCGGATGGCTACTACGTGAAGCCGACCATCTTCGGCAAGGTCAAGCCCGACAGCAGCATCGCCCAGGAGGAAATCTTCGGCCCGGTGCTCTCGATCATCAGCTACGCGGACGAGGAAGATGCCGTCAGCATCGCCAACGGCACGGTGTATGGCCTCGCCGGCGGCGTCTGGTCAGCCACCGACGAACACGCCGAACAGGTCGCGCGCCGCATGCGCACCGGCCAGGTGGAAATCAACGGTGGCACCTTCAACATGTACGCGCCCTTCGGCGGCTACAAGCAGTCGGGCAACGGCCGCGAGCTGGGCAAGTACGGCCTCGAGGATTTCCTCGAGTTCAAAGCCATGCAGTTCCGCCCGGCGCCAAAGGGATGA
- a CDS encoding NADPH:quinone oxidoreductase family protein: MKALLCEAYGPIDNLVVKDIPSPVPGPKQLLVEVKAAAVNFPDALMVQGLYQVKPPLPFTPGAEISGIVKTVGAEVKHYKAGDRVIALTSTGGFAEECIVESAKAMPLPTGMDFETGAALVLTYCTSLHGLKDCGHLKAGETLVVLGAAGGVGISAIEIGKAMGARVIAAASSDDKLALCRKVGADETVNYSTENLKDRINELTGGKGADVVYDPVGGPYTEPAVRALAWRGRLLIIGFAAGEIPKIPLNLALLKERSLIGVYWGDSTKHDPTGHLANLHQLHEWFATGRIRPVVSERFPLSAAKDAIASIANRQVKGKIVVLPND, translated from the coding sequence ATGAAAGCACTGCTCTGCGAAGCCTACGGTCCGATCGACAACCTCGTCGTCAAGGACATCCCCTCCCCGGTGCCGGGACCCAAACAACTGCTGGTCGAAGTCAAAGCCGCGGCGGTGAACTTCCCCGATGCGCTGATGGTGCAGGGCCTCTACCAGGTCAAGCCGCCATTGCCCTTCACGCCGGGCGCCGAGATTTCCGGCATCGTCAAAACCGTAGGTGCCGAGGTGAAGCACTATAAGGCCGGCGACCGTGTCATCGCGCTGACCAGTACCGGCGGCTTCGCCGAGGAATGCATAGTCGAGTCGGCAAAGGCGATGCCGCTGCCGACGGGAATGGATTTCGAAACCGGCGCGGCGCTGGTGCTGACCTACTGCACTTCGCTGCACGGCCTCAAGGACTGCGGCCACCTGAAGGCCGGCGAAACCCTGGTGGTACTCGGCGCCGCCGGCGGCGTCGGCATCTCGGCGATCGAGATCGGCAAGGCCATGGGCGCACGCGTGATCGCGGCGGCTTCCAGCGACGACAAGCTGGCGTTGTGCCGGAAAGTCGGCGCTGACGAGACGGTGAATTACAGCACCGAAAACCTCAAGGACCGCATCAACGAACTCACCGGCGGCAAGGGCGCCGACGTCGTGTACGACCCGGTCGGCGGCCCCTACACCGAGCCAGCCGTACGTGCCCTGGCCTGGCGCGGACGGCTGCTGATCATCGGCTTCGCCGCCGGCGAGATCCCGAAGATTCCGCTCAACCTGGCGCTGCTCAAGGAACGTTCGCTGATCGGCGTGTACTGGGGCGATTCGACCAAGCATGATCCGACGGGCCATCTGGCCAACCTGCACCAGCTCCACGAGTGGTTCGCCACCGGCAGGATTCGCCCCGTCGTCAGTGAGCGTTTTCCGCTTTCCGCCGCGAAGGATGCCATCGCGAGCATCGCCAACCGCCAGGTCAAGGGCAAAATCGTGGTACTGCCCAACGATTAA
- a CDS encoding SDR family NAD(P)-dependent oxidoreductase, whose product MKQFNGRTAVITGAASGIGLELARRAAAEGMNLVLADIEYARLEEAAATLGLPAERLLLQRTDVSREAEIAALADAAFARFGGVHLLCNNAGVGLTRVTWEHTTADWNWVLGVDLFSVIHGVQHFVPRMLKQAEGGHVVNTASAAGLTSTPGMAAYNVAKHGVVTLSETMYHELQAAKATVGVSVLCPAWVPTGIHQSARNRQQEFGQPKPADGLSAAYEERMGQAVKSGRLTAADMADEVFAAVQEGRFYVIPHRKLNNAIQLRMEDIMNLRNPTPLS is encoded by the coding sequence ATGAAGCAATTCAACGGCCGCACCGCGGTCATTACCGGCGCCGCCAGCGGCATCGGCCTCGAACTGGCGCGCCGCGCCGCCGCCGAGGGCATGAACCTGGTGCTGGCCGACATCGAATACGCCCGCCTCGAAGAGGCAGCGGCGACGCTCGGCCTGCCGGCAGAACGCCTGCTGCTGCAACGCACCGACGTCAGCCGAGAAGCCGAAATCGCCGCGCTGGCCGATGCCGCCTTCGCCCGCTTCGGCGGCGTGCATCTGCTGTGCAACAACGCCGGCGTCGGCTTGACGCGCGTCACCTGGGAACACACCACCGCCGACTGGAACTGGGTGCTGGGCGTAGACCTGTTCAGCGTGATCCACGGCGTGCAGCATTTCGTGCCGCGCATGCTGAAGCAGGCCGAAGGCGGACACGTGGTGAACACCGCCTCCGCCGCCGGCCTCACCTCCACCCCCGGCATGGCCGCCTACAACGTGGCCAAGCACGGCGTGGTAACGCTCTCCGAGACCATGTACCACGAGTTGCAGGCCGCCAAGGCGACCGTCGGCGTCTCGGTGCTGTGCCCGGCCTGGGTGCCTACCGGCATCCACCAGTCCGCCCGCAACCGGCAGCAGGAGTTCGGCCAGCCCAAGCCCGCCGACGGCCTCTCCGCCGCCTATGAGGAACGCATGGGCCAGGCCGTCAAGTCGGGGCGCCTGACCGCCGCCGACATGGCCGACGAGGTATTCGCCGCGGTTCAGGAAGGCCGCTTCTACGTGATCCCGCACCGCAAGCTCAACAACGCCATCCAGCTGCGCATGGAAGACATCATGAACTTGCGCAATCCGACGCCGCTCTCATAA
- a CDS encoding TetR/AcrR family transcriptional regulator — MPDPLPRHIANQLPPLPMPAIRNAVKAAPLAAGRPAETQACIDKRERILAVAEDLFYRHGFAGTTVDMICAELGVTKPYVYYYFQDKHEIVETIAWRASVACLSTMKFPADDERPAHVKLAEGLQRWVAACVEHFRGSTLAFRVTASLRPEFRAELRTLANDFYADLGALMEEGRRQGTLSFEDTSVTVMSMGGVVGFMYTWYRPDGRLPPDDLVKRLTATLFKMIGLRPSSVSPKPRTPARNHPPRTRK; from the coding sequence GTGCCTGATCCCCTTCCCCGCCACATCGCAAACCAGTTGCCGCCCCTGCCCATGCCCGCCATCCGCAATGCCGTCAAAGCCGCCCCCCTCGCCGCCGGCAGGCCCGCCGAAACGCAGGCCTGCATCGACAAGCGCGAACGCATCCTGGCGGTGGCCGAGGACCTGTTCTATCGACACGGCTTTGCCGGCACCACGGTGGACATGATCTGTGCGGAACTCGGCGTGACGAAGCCTTACGTTTATTACTATTTCCAGGACAAGCACGAGATCGTCGAGACCATCGCGTGGCGCGCTTCGGTCGCCTGCCTGTCGACCATGAAGTTTCCCGCCGACGACGAGCGACCGGCGCATGTCAAGCTGGCCGAAGGCTTGCAGCGCTGGGTGGCGGCCTGCGTCGAGCATTTTCGCGGCAGCACGCTGGCGTTTCGCGTCACGGCCTCGCTGCGTCCCGAATTCCGCGCCGAATTGCGCACGCTGGCCAACGACTTCTATGCCGATCTCGGCGCGCTGATGGAAGAAGGCCGCCGCCAGGGCACGCTGTCCTTCGAGGACACCTCCGTCACCGTGATGTCGATGGGCGGCGTGGTCGGCTTCATGTACACCTGGTACCGCCCCGACGGCCGCCTGCCGCCCGACGATCTGGTCAAGCGGCTGACGGCCACCCTGTTCAAGATGATCGGCCTGCGCCCGTCGTCCGTATCGCCAAAGCCGCGCACTCCCGCACGCAATCACCCACCGAGGACCCGCAAATGA
- a CDS encoding wax ester/triacylglycerol synthase family O-acyltransferase: MSRKNPKESGIETLSGVDGAFLNLETAATPMHVGSLHLFEVPAGYQGDFYKAVRHMMESRMVPVLRRRLASLPLHLANPVWLQGEVDLDRHIRRVRLPKPGTWAQLEAVVADLHAELLDRSHPLWMLYVLEGLASGEKAYYFKIHHAMLDGQAGVALAGALFDTTPDAAPVPKRRSGQAAAAKAATKPGTLALAAAAFRHDAAQYVKLVRELPGVVRTLAGIVRSSSGRARGKAGSEHAADFGELKRSVSFGPRTAFNVTITPERGFATATVSRAELKAIAAANEATVNDVVLALCSGTLRRYLKRNATIPRKPLIASMPISLREQGNTEMRTQATLSLVNLASNVADPQKRLRAIRDSAGATKAVARQAKSVIPTDFPLIGVPWLVGALASLYGRRGVVETLPVLANVLVSNVPGPPVPLYVNGLRMTGYWPLSIVEHGVGLNITLMSYAGNLCLGFVVARNAVPDARELADDFLDAFEELKQRMQKPARAPRKIATVEPAEKRAQARTQAQAQAGKSRPAVRKPVAGA; the protein is encoded by the coding sequence ATGAGCAGGAAGAACCCAAAGGAATCAGGGATCGAAACCCTCAGCGGTGTCGACGGCGCTTTCCTCAATCTGGAAACCGCGGCGACGCCGATGCATGTCGGTTCGCTGCATCTGTTCGAGGTGCCCGCCGGCTACCAGGGCGATTTTTACAAGGCGGTGCGGCACATGATGGAGAGCCGCATGGTGCCGGTGCTGCGTCGTCGCCTGGCCTCCCTGCCGCTGCATCTGGCCAATCCGGTCTGGCTGCAAGGCGAGGTTGATCTCGACCGGCACATCCGCCGCGTGCGCCTGCCGAAGCCGGGTACCTGGGCGCAACTCGAAGCCGTGGTGGCCGACCTGCACGCGGAACTGCTCGACCGTTCGCATCCGCTGTGGATGCTGTATGTGCTGGAGGGCCTGGCCAGCGGCGAGAAGGCCTACTACTTCAAGATTCACCACGCCATGCTCGACGGCCAGGCCGGCGTCGCGCTGGCCGGCGCGCTGTTCGACACCACGCCGGACGCCGCGCCGGTGCCGAAGCGCCGTTCGGGCCAGGCAGCCGCCGCCAAAGCCGCCACCAAGCCGGGCACGCTGGCGCTGGCCGCCGCGGCGTTTCGCCACGATGCCGCACAGTACGTCAAGCTGGTGCGCGAGTTGCCCGGCGTGGTGCGTACCCTGGCCGGCATCGTCAGGAGCTCCTCCGGCCGCGCGCGCGGCAAGGCGGGAAGCGAGCATGCGGCGGATTTCGGCGAATTGAAGCGCAGCGTTTCCTTCGGTCCGCGCACCGCCTTCAACGTCACGATCACGCCCGAACGCGGTTTCGCCACGGCGACGGTGTCGCGCGCCGAACTCAAGGCCATCGCCGCCGCCAACGAGGCGACGGTCAATGACGTCGTGCTGGCGCTGTGCAGCGGCACGCTGCGCCGCTACCTCAAGCGCAACGCGACCATTCCGCGCAAGCCGCTGATCGCTTCGATGCCGATCTCGCTGCGCGAACAGGGCAACACCGAAATGCGCACCCAGGCCACGCTGAGCCTGGTCAATCTGGCGAGCAATGTCGCCGATCCGCAGAAGCGCCTGCGGGCGATCCGCGATTCGGCCGGGGCCACCAAGGCGGTGGCGCGGCAGGCCAAATCGGTGATACCGACAGATTTTCCGCTGATCGGGGTGCCCTGGCTGGTCGGTGCGCTGGCCTCGCTGTACGGTCGCCGCGGCGTCGTCGAGACCCTGCCGGTGCTGGCCAACGTGCTGGTGTCCAACGTGCCGGGGCCGCCGGTTCCGCTTTATGTGAATGGCCTGCGCATGACCGGCTACTGGCCCTTGTCCATTGTCGAGCACGGCGTCGGTCTCAATATCACCCTGATGAGCTATGCTGGCAATTTATGCCTCGGATTTGTCGTCGCCCGCAACGCGGTGCCCGATGCGCGCGAACTGGCGGACGACTTTCTCGATGCCTTTGAGGAGCTGAAACAGCGCATGCAGAAACCGGCAAGAGCGCCGCGCAAAATCGCAACGGTGGAACCAGCGGAAAAGCGGGCCCAAGCGCGGACCCAAGCGCAGGCCCAAGCGGGCAAAAGCCGGCCGGCCGTGCGCAAACCGGTAGCCGGAGCCTGA